The Anaerolineae bacterium region TCTGAAGTCCCACCATTTCCCATCCCATCCACGGCGAGCAGCCATCGGTTCCCCACCCGACCGATGGCTGCAAGCTTTCTCAGGGAGGCGCGAAATTTTAAGGTTTTTGGCCGCAAAAATTGTGGCGCAGAACGGGAAAATGGTGTATAATGGGGAAGGTGAAAGGGAAAATGGGGAAAAGTGGGGAGCAAGGTTCCCCGACGTCCAAGCTGGTGGGAAAGAAAGGCGCTCATGTTCCTCGGCCAGTACCGGCATCGCGTCGACGAGAAAATGCGGGTGGCACTGCCGGCCCGTTTCCGGGAGGAGTTCCGCAACGGAGCGGTGGTGACCCGTGGGCCGGACCGCTGTCTGTGGGTCTTCACGCAGGAGAAATGGGCTCAGCTTGCCGCGAACTTCGAGGAAGACGTGAAGATGTCCACCAAGGACGGCCGGCTGGCCAGCCGCTTTTTCTTCTCCAGCGCATCCGATGATTTGCCCGACCAGCAGGGGAGGATCCGCCTCCCCGACCATCTCTCCCAATATGCCGGCATCGAACCCAAATCCGAAGTCGTGGTGGTGGGGCTGAATTCACGGGTGGAGATCTGGAGCGCACAGCGATGGGAGGAACAGGAAGCGCTGATGGAGCAGGACCCCGAAGGGCTGATCGAGAGGATATCCAGCCTGGGGAGGCTCTAAGTCCAATAGTCCCCGCCTCTCATGTACCGGTATTATGCGCCGAGGTCATCCAGGCGCTCGCCCCCCGGTCAGGCGGCCGTTATATTGACTGCACGGTAGGACAAGGCGGTCACGCCCGAGCAATTCTGGAGCATTCCTCTCCAGACGGGCGGTTACTGGGATTGGATGCAGACCCACAGGCAATAGCGGTTGCCGGCCAGAACCTCGCCCCCTGGCGCGAACGGGTCATTCTGGTACATAGCAATTTTGTACATGTGGCTTCGATTGCCTATGCCTATCAATTTGCACCGGTGGATGGCATCCTGTTGGACCTGGGATGGTCCAGCGCGCAGGTCGAGGACCCGGCGCGCGGCTTCTCGTTCATGGTGGATGGCCCGCTGGACATGCGCTATGACCCATCGGGCGGCATCACCGCCGCCGACCTGGTGAACTCATTGAGCGAGCGGGAGCTGGCGGATTTGCTGTGGGAATACGGTGAAGAGCGGTATGCGCGGCGGATCGCACGAGCCATCGTGGCGCATCGGCCGATCACGCGCACCCGCGAGCTGGCGGAATTGATCGAGCGGACGGTAGGCCGGCGGGAAAAGATCCATCCGGCCACGCGCACGTTCCAGGCCCTGCGCATCCGGGTCAACGACGAGCTGGGGGTGCTCCAGCGCACGCTCGAGCAACTGCCTGATTTGCTGGCGCCGGGGGGTGTGCTGGTGGTCATCACCTTCCATTCCCTGGAGGACCGTATTGTCAAGCAGTTCATGCAAAGAGAAGCGTCAGCGTGCATCTGTCCGCCGGAGGCCCCGATCTGCACGTGTGGACATGTGCCCCGGCTGGAATTGATGTACCGTAAGCCGGTCGTGCCGACGCCGGCGGAGGTGGCGGCCAATCCTCGGGCGCGCAGTGCGAAACTGCGGGCGGCGCGCCGATTGCCACCTGATGGTGCCCTGCGTTCTCCGAGCGGGCGCAGTACGGTGTGAACATCTCATATGGA contains the following coding sequences:
- the mraZ gene encoding division/cell wall cluster transcriptional repressor MraZ, which produces MFLGQYRHRVDEKMRVALPARFREEFRNGAVVTRGPDRCLWVFTQEKWAQLAANFEEDVKMSTKDGRLASRFFFSSASDDLPDQQGRIRLPDHLSQYAGIEPKSEVVVVGLNSRVEIWSAQRWEEQEALMEQDPEGLIERISSLGRL
- the rsmH gene encoding 16S rRNA (cytosine(1402)-N(4))-methyltransferase RsmH, yielding MGGTGSADGAGPRRADREDIQPGEALSPIVPASHVPVLCAEVIQALAPRSGGRYIDCTVGQGGHARAILEHSSPDGRLLGLDADPQAIAVAGQNLAPWRERVILVHSNFVHVASIAYAYQFAPVDGILLDLGWSSAQVEDPARGFSFMVDGPLDMRYDPSGGITAADLVNSLSERELADLLWEYGEERYARRIARAIVAHRPITRTRELAELIERTVGRREKIHPATRTFQALRIRVNDELGVLQRTLEQLPDLLAPGGVLVVITFHSLEDRIVKQFMQREASACICPPEAPICTCGHVPRLELMYRKPVVPTPAEVAANPRARSAKLRAARRLPPDGALRSPSGRSTV